Proteins encoded together in one Rana temporaria chromosome 6, aRanTem1.1, whole genome shotgun sequence window:
- the LOC120942986 gene encoding perforin-1-like, whose amino-acid sequence MWLILILLSFATSASCQTHPPPTYSCRPAKKPECDELDFVPGHNLLGQGFDIVTMKQTRAHLLDLQKYSTEDKNCSVCHNPYMGMTWQKLPLAMVGWRPKSICSKKINSKISQSSTSLAEDSASGVKNDWKAGLELGPNEVTANLVMAGSQSEAAKFGESKTSKDRYSFIKHHLSCVYYSFRLSKLILPMSKDLKRALESLPPTYDATTKAQYRRLISIYGTHYINQADVGGQVVEVNAIKTCQVTMDGMPMEELKDCLNMEASVSVTGKSESNATARTCEKLKQTSNRGESFHQKFNERSWEARGGKITFEQLSFDVKNGEGATSFKTWMESLKTDPDIVSYSLEPIHHLVEDNRPQRESLQEAISDYILEKALSKNCSCPSGSQPSPGRKCNCVCPDGQGKNINCCPLKRGLAKVVVTVKKGSDLWGDYTSKTDAYVVISVGPNSTRTPTKWNNDNPIWNTRFDLGVLELSLGLSLKVEVWDEDNKYDDDLLGKCEKPVNNGVREEICYFQYGSVAFNVTVQCLPHLTGPLCRNYASSASVMTLQ is encoded by the exons ATGTGGCTCATCTTGATCCTTCTAAGCTTTGCCACTTCTGCCTCCTGCCAAACTCACCCCCCACCCACCTACTCCTGCCGACCTGCCAAGAAACCAGAATGCGATGAACTCGATTTTGTCCCCGGGCACAATCTTCTTGGTCAAGGCTTTGATATTGTGACCATGAAGCAGACCAGGGCTCACCTGCTGGATCTCCAGAAGTATTCTACTGAGGACAAAAACTGCTCGGTCTGTCACAACCCATATATGGGCATGACTTGGCAAAAGCTTCCCCTGGCAATGGTGGGCTGGAGGCCGAAGTCAATCTGCTCTAAGAAGATTAACAGTAAGATCTCCCAATCTTCTACGTCGCTGGCCGAGGATTCTGCATCTGGGGTGAAGAATGACTGGAAAGCTGGTCTAGAGCTCGGCCCTAACGAGGTGACCGCCAACCTGGTAATGGCTGGTTCCCAGTCAGAAGCGGCAAAGTTTGGTGAGAGTAAGACCAGCAAAGACCGGTACAGCTTCATCAAGCACCATCTGAGCTGTGTCTATTACAG CTTCCGGCTTTCAAAGCTCATTCTACCGATGAGCAAAGATCTAAAACGGGCCTTggagtctctgccaccgacttatGATGCCACCACTAAAGCTCAATACCGACGACTAATTAGCATCTACGGCACTCATTATATCAACCAAGCAGATGTAGGAGGCCAAGTGGTGGAGGTCAACGCCATCAAGACCTGTCAAGTCACCATGGATGGCATGCCAATGGAGGAGCTGAAGGATTGTCTTAACATGGAGGCCTCGGTTTCTGTCACTGGGAAAAGTGAATCGAATGCCACAGCTCGCACCTGCGAGAAACTAAAGCAAACATCCAACAGGGGGGAGAGTTTCCATCAGAAGTTCAATGAGAGGAGTTGGGAG GCAAGAGGAGGAAAGATCACATTTGAACAGCTCTCTTTTGACGTTAAGAATGGAGAAGGTGCGACCTCTTTCAAGACCTGGATGGAAAGCCTAAAGACTGACCCCGATATCGTATCCTACTCTCTGGAGCCCATCCACCACCTGGTTGAAGACAACAGACCTCAGAGAGAGAGCCTACAGGAAGCCATCAGTGATTACATCTTGGAGAAGGCCCTGAGTAAGAACTGCTCTTGCCCATCGGGTTCACAGCCGAGTCCCGGTAGAAAGTGCAACTGCGTTTGTCCTGATGGTCAAGGCAAAAATATAAACTGTTGCCCCTTAAAAAGAGGACTTGCCAAAGTGGTGGTCACTGTAAAAAAGGGCTCAGACCTTTGGGGGGACTACACCTCGAAGACTGATGCCTATGTAGTAATAAGCGTTGGACCAAATTCTACTCGAACACCGACCAAATGGAACAATGATAATCCAATCTGGAACACACGGTTTGACCTCGGAGTTTTGGAACTTAGTCTAGGGCTTAGCTTGAAGGTGGAGGTTTGGGATGAGGATAATAAGTATGATGATGACCTGCTTGGAAAATGTGAAAAACCAGTCAACAATGGAGTGAGGGAGGAGATTTGTTACTTTCAATATGGCAGTGTGGCTTTTAACGTGACTGTACAATGCCTCCCCCACCTGACTGGGCCCCTCTGTAGAAACTATGCTTCTTCCGCCAGTGTCATGACCTTGCAGTAA